Proteins encoded in a region of the Carassius gibelio isolate Cgi1373 ecotype wild population from Czech Republic chromosome B5, carGib1.2-hapl.c, whole genome shotgun sequence genome:
- the LOC127958159 gene encoding zinc finger CCHC domain-containing protein 8 gives MAAVEFGDSELFDQFEENAPERDRMIEEVVDEESEGSDRLRELRQTLEVCEDTIERLNAENEELKRKLNILSRPTGMKIEDSKIDGPLCQINYGNNIISKQCRKEMEDFIYSLVQKRLQECKNAPEGSALHVKPHHSSFVMEESYKVKTSSDFKHIKNAFSMIGSVLYFTNFCVDKLGQPLLNENPQLTDGWEVPKYQQIFGQIIALEGQEVQIKEKRPRPCCFNCCSEDHQLRDCPEPKDMTRINEKRKEFSQNSNQSNQRYHAEEVDERFAKYKPGILSQELLDALGINTKTLPPFIYRMRELGYPPGWLKEAEMENSGLMLYDGSNDEDENNHSQKVSYDVSKLVDFPGFNVSAAPNVRDDYRSFGSIPMQPQHWKQNFAAFLSSNFPTSSGCSKRRHESESTPQKTKKRRSNSENQESDMEIESDHDTSQIRSDGFQFHPPLPPGCSSYGIAPPLPLGTPPSTPPIPKGTPPPTPPTNYSPSTQARGLTEGEESEDGLTLEELEEQQRLLWEALEKADTATNSDSEAGASETPIPSSPSVVTSLKLDSEEDGEKMENLSLAYEIKSTPTSPVEPVTNASEDERIDETASDGQENPSINENVINLQAELGDIIVLDEVYEENANHDATNGTSDTPQISTPESNAQVADDMEEPVVNKVTFVPHRSRFAAGIIPFEDTPEFTEVAEATGVYLKIRDLLKGSPRNQAKNKK, from the exons ATGGCTGCGGTGGAGTTTGGAGATAGCGAATTATTTGATCAGTTCGAAGAGAACGCGCCAGAGCGCGATCGTATGATAGAAGAAGTTGTTGATGAAGAGAGTGAGGGTTCAGATCGACTGCGGGAGCTTCGGCAGACATTAGAAGTGTGCGAAGACACAATAGAGCGTTTGAACGCAGAGAAT GAGGAACTGAAGAGAAAGTTAAACATATTAAGTCGTCCTAC CGGTATGAAAATTGAAGATTCCAAAATCGATGGGCCCCTATGTCAAATTAACTATGGAAACAACATCATTTCCAA gcagTGTCGGAAAGAAATGGAGGACTTCATCTACAGTCTTGTACAGAAGAGACTACAAGAGTGTAAAAATGCTCCAGAAGGCTCTGCTCTCCATGTAAAGCCACAT cattcaAGTTTCGTTATGGAGGAAAGCTACAAAGTGAAGACTTCCAGTGACTTCAAGCATATTAAAAATGCTTTCAGT ATGATAGGAAGTGTTTTATACTTCACCAACTTCTGTGTTGATAAACTTGGCCAACCGCTGCTGAATGAAAACCCCCAGCTGACTGATGGATGGGAAGTTCCCAA ATACCAGCAGATCTTTGGCCAAATCATTGCCCTTGAGGGCCAAGAAGTGCAGATAAAGGAGAAAAG ACCGAGACCATGCTGTTTTAACTGCTGTTCTGAGGACCATCAACTGCGAGACTGTCCAGAG CCCAAAGATATGACTCGTATCAATGAAAAGAGGAAAGAGTTTTCACAGAACAGCAATCAGAGCAACCAGCGCTACCATGCAGAAGAGGTCGACGAGCGATTTGCAAAGTACAAGCCAGGAATATTGAG TCAAGAGCTCCTTGATGCGCTTGGGATTAATACAAAGACCCTTCCTCCATTCATCTATCGCATGAGGGAGCTCGGCTACCCACCTGGTTGGTTGAAAGAGGCAGAAATGGAAAATTCAGGCCTGATGCTCTATGATG GATCAAATGATGAAGATGAAAACAACCACAGCCAAAAGGTATCTTACGATGTCTCAAAGCTGGTTGACTTTCCTGGCTTCAATGTGTCTGCAGCCCCCAATGTGAGAGAT GATTACCGGTCTTTCGGTTCTATTCCAATGCAGCCTCAGCATTGGAAGCAAAATTTTGCTGCTTTTTTAAGCAGTAACTTTCCAACG AGCTCCGGCTGCAGTAAGAGGCGTCACGAGTCTGAATCCACACCCCAGAAGACAAAGAAACGGAGATCCAATTCAGAAAACCAGGAATCAGATATGGAGATAGAATCAG ATCATGACACGTCTCAAATAAGATCTGATGGTTTCCAGTTCCACCCACCACTTCCTCCTGGCTGTTCATCCTATGGCATTGCTCCACCTCTGCCACTAGGAACTCCTCCATCCACTCCTCCAATCCCGAAGGGAACTCCACCCCCAACTCCACCTACAAATTATTCTCCGTCCACTCAAGCCAGAGGGTTGACTGAGGGGGAAGAGTCAGAGGATGGGCTGACTCTGGAGGAACTGGAAGAGCAGCAAAGGCTTCTTTGGGAAGCCCTTGAAAAGGCAGATACTGCAACCAACAGTGATTCTGAAGCTGGAGCTTCTGAGACCCCCATCCCAAGTTCCCCTAGTGTCGTCACTTCACTTAAACTTGACTCGGAGGAAGATGGAGAAAAGATGGAGAACTTGAGTCTTGCCTATGAAATCAAAAGTACACCAACATCACCTGTTGAACCAGTAACGAATGCATCTGAGGATGAGAGGATAGATGAGACAGCCAGTGATGGACAGGAAAACCCTTCAATTAATGAAAACGTGATCAATTTGCAAGCAGAGTTGGGTGACATTATTGTTCTGGATGAAGTTTATGAGGAAAACGCAAATCATGATGCAACAAATGGAACTTCAGACACTCCTCAGATAAGCACACCGGAGTCAAATGCGCAAGTTGCCGACGACATGGAGGAACCTGTGGTAAATAAAGTAACTTTTGTTCCACATCGTAGCAGATTTGCTGCAGGAATAATTCCTTTTGAGGACACACCTGAGTTTACAGAGGTTGCTGAAGCAACAGGGGTTTATCTGAAGATTCGAGATTTACTGAAAGGCTCCCCAAGAAATCAGGCGAAGAACAAGAAATAA